The Musa acuminata AAA Group cultivar baxijiao chromosome BXJ1-3, Cavendish_Baxijiao_AAA, whole genome shotgun sequence genome window below encodes:
- the LOC135583056 gene encoding pentatricopeptide repeat-containing protein At4g22760-like, whose amino-acid sequence MPVPWTAKRAFPSRHCRLASFSSSSSSLSSWTQAIRSAADLGRSRRAVYLYAHMLRSGCRPDPFAAAAALKACARIPSKPLAAAIHGHLQKLGFDSHVYAQTALADLYSKLDGMEAARKIFDGMPVKNVVSWNSILSMHMRAGELEAARRVFDEMPVRDVISWNSIISGYAKAGDMDSAAELFDCMPERNPASWNGMISGYINRGDMGMAREFFEEMPVRSNVSWITMISGYTRCGDVASAWEIFDQMEKKDLYAWNAMIACYAQNGCPREAIQSFNRMRKPDSGVEPDEMTFSSVISACSQLGNLRFGLWIEEYMRLLGIELDDHLRTALVDLYSKCGGMDKAFELFSGFRRRDLVSYSAIILGCGINGRSNDAIKLFQKMLDEKVSPNAATFVGLLTAYNHAGLVEEGRRCFASMSKKHKVAPSVDHYAIIVDLVGRSGRLEEAYQLIRKMPMQPHVGVWGALLLASRLHGNIEFGELAARNCFKMKPEESGYYLLLAGLYAEAGKWEKAKRLRKMMEAKGLYKMPGCSWVEPT is encoded by the coding sequence ATGCCGGTGCCGTGGACGGCCAAACGAGCATTTCCCAGCCGCCACTGCCGCCTcgcctccttctcctcttcctcttcatcctTGTCGTCGTGGACTCAGGCGATCCGTTCCGCCGCGGACCTTGGCCGCTCCCGCCGCGCCGTCTACCTGTACGCTCACATGCTACGCTCCGGCTGCCGCCCCGATCCTTTCGCCGCTGCAGCCGCCCTCAAGGCCTGCGCTCGAATTCCTTCGAAGCCCCTCGCCGCCGCCATTCACGGCCATCTCCAAAAACTCGGCTTCGACTCCCACGTCTACGCTCAGACGGCGCTCGCCGACCTCTACTCTAAGCTCGATGGCATGGAAGCCGCGCGGAAGATATTTGACGGAATGCCTGTGAAAAACGTCGTCTCGTGGAACTCGATCCTCTCCATGCACATGAGAGCAGGAGAATTGGAGGCCGCTCGGAGAGTCTTCGATGAGATGCCCGTAAGAGATGTGATCTCCTGGAATTCGATCATATCGGGGTATGCCAAAGCTGGGGACATGGACAGTGCGGCTGAATTATTCGATTGCATGCCAGAGAGGAACCCTGCTTCGTGGAATGGGATGATTAGCGGGTACATTAACCGTGGGGATATGGGGATGGCGAGGGAGTTCTTTGAGGAAATGCCTGTCAGAAGCAATGTTTCTTGGATTACGATGATCTCTGGGTACACAAGGTGCGGTGATGTTGCATCTGCGTGGGAGATTTTTGATCAGATGGAAAAGAAGGATCTTTATGCATGGAACGCGATGATTGCTTGCTATGCGCAGAATGGATGCCCTAGAGAGGCTATTCAGTCATTCAATAGGATGCGAAAGCCAGATTCAGGTGTTGAGCCAGACGAGATGACTTTTTCTAGCGTTATATCAGCTTGTTCGCAGTTGGGGAATTTGAGATTTGGGTTGTGGATCGAGGAGTATATGCGCTTGTTGGGAATTGAATTGGATGATCACTTGAGGACTGCTCTTGTGGATTTGTACTCTAAGTGTGGTGGCATGGACAAAGCTTTTGAGCTTTTCAGTGGATTCAGGAGGAGGGATTTAGTGTCTTATAGTGCGATAATTTTGGGGTGTGGTATCAATGGGAGATCCAATGATGCAATCAAATTGTTTCAAAAGATGTTGGATGAAAAGGTTTCCCCAAATGCAGCAACATTTGTTGGGCTTCTGACAGCATATAACCATGCTGGTTTGGTTGAGGAAGGCCGTAGATGTTTTGCTTCTATGTCCAAAAAGCATAAAGTTGCACCGTCAGTGGATCACTATGCAATCATCGTGGATCTTGTTGGTCGCAGTGGTAGGTTGGAAGAAGCTTATCAGTTGATCAGGAAGATGCCAATGCAGCCTCATGTGGGTGTCTGGGGAGCCTTACTTCTGGCTTCTAGGTTACATGGCAACATAGAATTTGGGGAGCTTGCTGCCAGGAATTGCTTTAAGATGAAGCCTGAAGAAAGCGGTTATTATCTCCTGTTAGCTGGTCTCTATGCCGAAGCTGGAAAATGGGAGAAGGCTAAGAGACTGAGAAAGATGATGGAAGCAAAAGGATTATATAAGATGCCAGGATGTAGCTGGGTAGAACCAACATAG
- the LOC135620311 gene encoding cation/H(+) antiporter 15-like gives MAISAGKETFLGYSQDRVNPIFCHRAIMTTSSGIWIGDNPLNFTLPTLIFQIVMVFFIYRATHAVFRLFGQPIHVSQIVAGIILGPSILSRDAKFAKSIVSQKNYESVVTISIITYMLFFFVIGVKADLGVIPKVGKKAVAIAIFSTLLPIVFIYITALCLRHKIPPRFIQGQLILLLTDTWCITSYPVLSCLLSELNLLSSKLGRLAMSATLIAAIVHVIANSAIVTYQLAIKIGNPLQGVTALVSFFALMGLILLVLRPIVLWLIRRTPEGALLDQVSFVAVVTMAMACGMLSQMIGFDLIVGPFFFGLVLPGGPPLGSTLAERMDRLVMGLFLPMSMAFVGIRTDLTSVVDIKVWWLFETFVLVITVAKFVGVILPCLYCRMPPRETVSLGLMLSAKGLSEVYSLIMWAENFLLERQEFSMVVITILILGGITTPLIKYLYRPEDRYVAHKRRTLQHANPGDELRILTCVHLQDNVKPIITLLEASGTSPDSPICAYLIHLIQLVGRTDTVLHPHKRHNHSSSATALSETDHIVNAFRLFEQEHPDGLSVLPYVCISPYNTMHDDICSLALDKKVTLVILPFHKSALADGSISFVSPSVQAVNVNVLQYAPCSIGILVDNEFPGRWSVIRRVAVYFLGGADDREALACAMRMAKNAAVGLTVVRFLAPKELREEGQEERMDDKMLEHFQHQMVDGKRVVYKEQVVKDGEETVAVIRETSPEFSLLIVGRREGKESLLTSGMSIWREYPELGVIGDLLASTNFGGRVSTLVVQQQVRVTGPAAQAADSPKVAPTVVQVVDSSSVSHVND, from the exons ATGGCCATCTCTGCCGGAAAGGAAACCTTCCTCGGTTACTCACAAGACCGAGTTAACCCCATCTTTTGCCACCGAGCCATCATGACCACCTCCTCAGGTATCTGGATCGGCGACAATCCCCTCAACTTCACCTTGCCCACCCTCATTTTTCAGATCGTTATGGTGTTCTTCATCTACCGGGCTACGCACGCCGTCTTCCGCCTATTCGGCCAACCCATCCACGTCTCCCAAATCGTG GCGGGAATTATATTAGGCCCCAGCATCCTTAGCCGAGATGCGAAGTTCGCGAAATCGATCGTTTCTCAGAAGAATTATGAGAGTGTGGTCACCATATCCATCATTACCTACATGTTGTTCTTCTTTGTGATCGGCGTCAAGGCAGACCTTGGCGTGATTCCCAAGGTTGGGAAGAAGGCGGTGGCCATCGCAATATTCAGCACCCTGCTCCCCATCGTGTTTATCTACATCACGGCCCTCTGCCTGAGGCATAAGATCCCTCCCCGATTCATACAGGGTCAGCTGATCCTCCTCTTGACCGACACATGGTGCATCACGTCGTATCCTGTCCTGTCGTGCCTACTCAGCGAGCTCAATCTCCTCAGCTCCAAGCTCGGCCGCCTCGCCATGTCGGCCACCCTCATCGCCGCCATCGTGCACGTGATTGCCAACTCCGCCATCGTCACGTACCAGCTGGCCATCAAGATCGGCAACCCGCTGCAGGGGGTGACGGCACTAGTGTCCTTCTTCGCCTTGATGGGACTCATCTTGCTCGTCCTGAGGCCGATCGTGCTCTGGCTCATAAGACGGACGCCGGAGGGGGCACTTCTGGACCAGGTGAGCTTCGTGGCGGTAGTAACCATGGCAATGGCGTGCGGGATGCTGAGCCAGATGATCGGGTTCGACCTCATCGTTGGACCCTTCTTCTTCGGGCTGGTGCTGCCTGGGGGACCGCCGCTGGGGTCCACTCTGGCTGAGCGCATGGACAGGTTGGTGATGGGATTGTTCCTGCCCATGAGCATGGCTTTTGTCGGAATAAGGACGGACCTCACATCGGTGGTGGACATTAAGGTCTGGTGGCTATTCGAAACGTTTGTGTTGGTGATCACAGTGGCTAAGTTCGTGGGGGTGATCCTGCCATGCCTCTACTGCCGGATGCCGCCCCGGGAAACCGTATCTCTTGGGCTTATGCTGTCCGCCAAAGGCCTTTCTGAAGTATATTCCCTCATCATGTGGGCGGAGAACTTC CTCCTGGAGAGGCAGGAATTCAGCATGGTCGTCATCACCATTCTCATCTTGGGCGGCATCACCACCCCTCTGATCAAGTATCTGTATCGCCCGGAGGACCGCTACGTGGCACACAAGCGCCGCACTCTCCAGCACGCCAACCCCGGCGACGAGCTTCGCATCCTTACATGCGTCCATCTTCAGGACAACGTCAAACCCATCATCACCCTCCTCGAGGCCTCCGGCACCTCCCCCGACTCACCCATCTGCGCCTACCTCATCCACCTCATCCAGCTCGTCGGCCGGACCGACACCGTCCTACACCCCCACAAGCGCCATAACCATTCCTCATCCGCAACTGCCCTCTCAGAGACTGACCACATCGTCAACGCCTTCCGGCTGTTCGAGCAGGAACACCCGGATGGCTTGTCGGTCCTCCCTTACGTCTGCATTTCCCCTTACAACACCATGCACGACGATATCTGCTCCCTCGCCCTCGACAAGAAGGTCACCCTCGTCATCCTCCCCTTCCACAAGAGCGCACTTGCCGACGGTAGCATCAGCTTCGTGAGCCCTTCAGTCCAGGCTGTCAACGTCAACGTGCTCCAGTACGCGCCCTGCTCCATCGGCATCCTCGTCGACAACGAGTTCCCCGGTCGCTGGTCGGTGATTCGCCGCGTGGCGGTCTACTTCCTGGGCGGAGCCGACGACCGGGAAGCTCTGGCCTGCGCCATGCGCATGGCGAAAAACGCGGCCGTTGGGCTCACGGTGGTGCGGTTCCTCGCGCCCAAGGAGTTGCGAGAGGAAGGGCAGGAGGAGAGGATGGACGACAAGATGCTGGAGCACTTCCAGCACCAGATGGTGGACGGGAAACGGGTGGTGTACAAGGAGCAGGTGGTGAAAGACGGGGAAGAGACGGTGGCGGTGATTCGCGAGACGAGCCCCGAGTTCAGTCTGTTGATCGTGGGGCGAAGGGAGGGGAAGGAATCCCTGTTGACGTCAGGGATGTCGATATGGAGGGAGTACCCGGAGCTAGGGGTTATCGGGGACCTGCTGGCGTCGACCAACTTCGGCGGCCGGGTGTCTACGCTTGTGGTGCAGCAACAGGTGAGGGTGACGGGACCAGCGGCGCAAGCCGCGGACAGCCCCAAGGTCGCTCCAACTGTTGTGCAG GTAGTTGATTCTTCTTCTGTGAGTCACGTGAATGATTGA
- the LOC135636110 gene encoding cation/H(+) antiporter 15-like, with the protein MTTSAGVWVGDNPLHFTLPTLIYQILVVFVIYQLTHAVLRLLGQPLHVSQIVAGIILGPNVLSRNKAFGSSVVAPEHYQEVVTISITSYMLFFFVIGVKADLGVIPKVGKKAVAVGFLSTLLPIASVSLATLFLKPKIPLRYEQSNLLILLTDTWCMTSYPVLSCLLSELNLLTSKLGRLAMSATLITSILHAFANVILVTYLQGVNVGSPLRGLTMLASFLALLVLILFVMRPIVLWLIRRTPEGALLDQPSFVAVISMALASGMLCQMIGFDLTAGPFFFGLVLPGGPPLGATLAERMDCLVLGMLLPLGMAFAGMRADLTVLADASSWWLFETYLFVIVLSKFVGVILPCLYCRMSPRETISLGLMLATKGINEVYAVLVWAEHFLVGPDELSVIVVTIIILGSSSAPLIRYLYRPEDRYVAYKRRTLEHAKPGDELRVLACIHLQDNVKPIISLLEAAGPSRDSPICAYLIHLIQLVGRTDTVLLPHKWQKNFSSSATALSETDHIVNAFRLFERQYSSGVSVLPYFCISPYSTMHDDICSLALDKKATLIILPFHKNVLADGSISFVSPPIQAVNVNVLRYAPCSVGILVDNGLSDRWALLHRVAVYFLGGADDREALACGVRMTKHAAVELTVVRLLPPKELREVGPEERMDDKMVEKFQQEKLDGKRVVYREEVVKDGEGTVAVIRETSPEFSLLIVGRREGSDSRLTAGMLLWREYPELGVIGDLLASTNFSGRVSTLVIQKQVRVMGAAAQAAESPKGDSTVIQVEPEG; encoded by the exons ATGACGACCTCGGCAGGCGTCTGGGTCGGCGACAACCCCCTCCACTTCACCTTGCCCACCCTCATCTACCAGATCCTTGTCGTCTTCGTCATCTATCAGCTGACGCACGCCGTCCTCCGCCTACTCGGCCAACCCCTCCACGTCTCTCAGATCGTG GCGGGCATTATATTAGGCCCCAACGTCCTAAGCCGAAATAAGGCGTTCGGAAGCTCAGTCGTAGCGCCGGAACACTATCAGGAGGTGGTCACCATATCCATCACTTCCTACATGTTGTTCTTCTTTGTGATCGGCGTCAAGGCAGACCTTGGTGTGATTCCCAAGGTTGGCAAGAAGGCTGTGGccgtcggttttctatcgaccctGCTTCCCATCGCATCTGTCTCCCTCGCCACCTTGTTCTTGAAGCCCAAGATCCCTCTCCGATACGAACAGTCTAACTTGCTCATCCTCTTGACCGACACATGGTGCATGACGTCGTATCCTGTCCTGTCGTGCCTCCTCAGCGAGCTCAACCTCCTCACCTCCAAGCTCGGCCGCCTCGCCATGTCGGCCACCCTCATCACCTCCATCTTGCACGCGTTCGCCAACGTCATCCTGGTCACGTACCTACAGGGCGTCAACGTCGGTTCCCCGCTACGGGGGTTAACGATGCTAGCATCCTTCTTGGCCTTACTGGTACTCATCCTGTTCGTCATGAGGCCGATCGTGCTCTGGCTCATAAGACGGACGCCGGAGGGGGCACTTCTGGACCAGCCGAGCTTCGTGGCGGTGATATCCATGGCGCTGGCGTCCGGTATGTTGTGCCAGATGATCGGGTTCGACCTCACAGCGGGGCCCTTCTTCTTCGGGCTGGTACTGCCGGGGGGACCTCCGCTGGGGGCCACGCTGGCGGAGCGCATGGACTGTTTGGTGTTGGGGATGCTGCTGCCGTTGGGCATGGCTTTTGCCGGAATGAGGGCGGACCTGACAGTATTGGCCGACGCCAGTAGCTGGTGGCTATTCGAAACGTATTTGTTCGTGATCGTACTGTCCAAGTTCGTGGGGGTGATCCTGCCATGCCTCTACTGCAGGATGTCGCCCCGGGAAACCATCTCCCTTGGGCTGATGCTGGCAACCAAGGGCATCAATGAAGTATATGCCGTCCTCGTGTGGGCGGAGCACTTC CTCGTGGGACCGGATGAACTCAGCGTCATCGTCGTCACCATTATCATCTTGGGCAGCTCCAGCGCCCCCCTGATCAGGTACCTGTACCGCCCGGAGGATCGCTACGTGGCTTACAAGCGCCGCACTCTCGAGCACGCCAAGCCCGGCGACGAGCTCCGCGTCCTTGCATGTATCCACCTTCAGGACAACGTCAAACCCATCATCTCCCTCCTCGAGGCCGCCGGCCCCTCCCGCGACTCCCCCATCTGCGCCTACCTCATCCACCTCATCCAGCTCGTCGGCCGGACCGATACCGTCCTACTCCCCCACAAGTGGCAAAAGAATTTCTCCTCCTCAGCCACTGCCCTCTCAGAGACCGACCACATTGTCAATGCCTTCCGGCTGTTCGAGCGGCAATACTCGAGCGGCGTGTCGGTCCTCCCTTACTTCTGCATCTCCCCTTACAGCACCATGCACGACGATATCTGCTCCCTCGCCCTCGACAAGAAGGCCACCCTCATCATCCTCCCCTTCCACAAGAACGTTCTTGCCGACGGAAGCATCAGCTTCGTCAGCCCTCCCATCCAGGCCGTCAACGTCAACGTGCTCCGTTACGCGCCCTGCTCCGTCGGCATCCTCGTCGACAACGGGCTATCCGACCGCTGGGCGTTGCTTCACCGCGTGGCGGTCTACTTCCTGGGCGGTGCCGACGACCGGGAGGCGCTGGCCTGCGGCGTGCGCATGACGAAACACGCGGCCGTCGAGCTGACGGTGGTGCGGCTCCTCCCCCCCAAGGAGTTGCGGgaggttgggccggaggaaaggaTGGACGACAAGATGGTGGAGAAGTTCCAGCAGGAGAAGCTGGACGGGAAGCGGGTGGTGTACAGGGAGGAGGTGGTGAAGGACGGGGAAGGGACGGTGGCAGTGATCCGCGAGACGAGCCCCGAGTTCAGCCTGTTGATCGTGGGACGGAGGGAGGGGTCGGATTCGCGGTTGACGGCTGGGATGTTGTTGTGGAGAGAGTACCCGGAGCTGGGGGTCATCGGGGACCTGCTGGCGTCGACCAACTTCAGCGGGCGGGTGTCTACGCTGGTGATTCAGAAACAGGTAAGGGTGATGGGAGCGGCGGCGCAAGCCGCGGAGAGCCCCAAGGGCGATTCAACTGTGATCCAGGTAGAACCGGAAGGATAA
- the LOC135636922 gene encoding uncharacterized protein LOC135636922, with protein MQRRRLDVDDFFGIGDSFAGISVLGRPGSLRFGFFGRRSTFDDAFFSRSFGDGPSFVPGGSRFAHQVSPFRERSDPGFLDQPPPASKSTRPIIEELSSDDEDQGENADKVKGKSVRRPSRSSKQKQPYVQEPDEAAEGNKSRHNHLRNDFSRSKTMLPQGGSYAFRSLSVTYGGPNGAYYASSTVRRTGGDGVIAEESKEADATTGKAIHRISRGIGHKGYTVTRKLSLDGRVDMLQTFHNLDEDELPGFEETWQESAQHNLPRWNSGHGRLNASSGKSSSAMVWTLPSAERPVRSSASTNFPRIRSSVW; from the exons ATGCAGAGGAGAAGACTTGATGTAGATGATTTCTTTGGTATCGGTGACTCATTTGCTGGGATTAGTGTCCTCGGAAGACCGGGGAGCTTGAGGTTTGGCTTCTTTGGCCGTAGGAGTACTTTCGATGACGCTTTCTTCAGTCGGTCATTTGGGGACGGACCAAGCTTCGTTCCCGGTGGTAGCAGGTTTGCTCATCAAGTAAGCCCTTTTAGAGAGAGGAGCGATCCCGGATTTCTGGATCAGCCTCCCCCAGCAAGTAAATCAACACGGCCAATCATTGAGGAGCTATCTTCTGATGATGAAGACCAGGGAGAGAACGCGGATAAGGTGAAGGGGAAGAGCGTCCGAAGACCTTCTAGGTCGAGCAAACAGAAACAACCCTATGTTCAGGAACCCGATGAAGCAGCAGAAG GGAACAAAAGCAGACACAATCACCTCAGGAATGACTTCAGCCGTTCAAAAACAATGCTGCCACAGGGTGGTAGCTATGCTTTTCGCAGCTTATCTGTGACTTATGGTGGTCCAAACGGAGCGTATTATGCTTCATCAACAGTCAGGAGAACTGGTGGTGATGGA GTAATTGCGGAAGAGAGCAAGGAAGCTGATGCTACTACTGGTAAAGCGATTCACAGGATATCCCGTGGAATCGGTCATAAA GGCTACACGGTAACAAGAAAACTGAGTTTGGATGGGAGGGTGGACATGTTGCAGACATTCCATAACCTCGATGAAG ATGAACTACCAGGCTTTGAGGAAACTTGGCAGGAGAGTGCTCAACACAACTTGCCTCGATGGAACTCTGGACATGGGAGGCTTAACGCTA GCAGTGGGAAGAGCAGCAGTGCCATGGTATGGACACTTCCATCGGCCGAGCGGCCAGTCAGGTCATCAGCAAGCACCAACTTTCCTAGAATTCGAAGCTCGGTTTGGTAA
- the LOC135636115 gene encoding cation/H(+) antiporter 15-like, with amino-acid sequence MALPNDEQLFLSGTNSGTRQILCYRAVMTTSTGFWVDDNPFNFSLPTLIYQITVIFVLFRLTHVVLRRLSQPVVISQIVAGIILSGDVLGRNQRFAYLIFPPYGFEQINVAAILASMLFFFVVGVKADLGLMLKAGKKAAAIALLGTLLPAVSVYLTAKALRHKIPHHFMETQVLLAVSDKWSITSFAVLSCLLSELNLLSSKLGRLALSATLISDFVHLFLAAFVKTYSLSVKLHSAWKGLSALLCFFCVVALILFVLRPIVLWLIRRTPEGALLDEASFVAVLTMALACGVLTAVTGFDVSTGPFFFGLVLPGGAPLGATMVQRMDGLVMGILLPTNIVMAGMATRISVLAGARHWGLFEMFLLICVVTKFVGVTLPCFYSRMAHRDTVSLGLMMITKGIFEVCAAIRWHEDKVVDNTDYTMVIITILVFGGGTAPLIKYLYHPEDRFVAYKRRTVQHVRPGDELRLLACVHEQDNVNPVLALLEATGPSPDSPICTYLLHLVQLVGRADAVFHLHRRHRKPYSSVATLSESDHIVNAFQLFERQHPDGFSVLPYVCISPYNTMHNDICSLALDKKAALVILPFHKKVNADGSINSASTGIHAVNVNVLQHAPCSVGILVDNGLSSGGQLLERVAIYFLGGADDREALAYGVRMADHAAIGLTVIRLLPLEEGQEEGREERMDDRVLKQFQHKKVDGNRVVYREEVVKDGEGTVDVIHETSPEFSLLIVGRRAGKESPLTVGMSMWSEYPELGVIGDLLASTDCGSRASTLVVQQQVWVVGEAALATESRKSAATGSQVVPEAAVYTQSDGK; translated from the exons ATGGCCTTGCCCAATGACGAGCAACTATTCTTGAGTGGCACGAATAGCGGGACGAGGCAAATCTTGTGCTACCGTGCCGTCATGACCACCTCCACCGGCTTCTGGGTCGACGACAACCCCTTCAACTTCTCCTTACCCACCCTCATCTACCAGATCACCGTCATCTTCGTCTTGTTCCGGCTTACCCACGTCGTCCTCCGCCGCCTCAGCCAACCCGTCGTCATCTCTCAGATCGTG GCAGGCATTATATTAAGCGGTGATGTCCTTGGCCGAAATCAGAGGTTCGCGTATCTAATCTTTCCCCCCTACGGCTTTGAGCAGATCAACGTGGCGGCCATCTTGGCCTCCATGCTGTTCTTCTTCGTCGTCGGCGTGAAGGCAGACCTCGGGTTGATGCTTAAGGCTGGCAAGAAGGCGGCGGCCATTGCCCTCCTCGGTACCTTACTTCCCGCCGTCTCCGTCTACCTCACGGCGAAAGCCCTGAGGCACAAGATCCCTCACCATTTCATGGAGACGCAAGTGCTCCTAGCTGTGTCAGACAAATGGAGCATCACGTCTTTTGCGGTCCTCTCTTGCCTCCTCAGCGAGCTCAACCTCCTCAGCTCCAAGCTCGGCCGCCTCGCCCTGTCGGCCACCCTCATCTCGGACTTCGTTCATCTGTTCCTGGCCGCCTTCGTCAAAACGTACTCGCTGAGCGTGAAGCTTCACTCCGCGTGGAAGGGCCTCTCGGCCCTACTATGCTTCTTCTGCGTGGTGGCACTCATTCTGTTCGTCTTGAGGCCGATCGTTCTCTGGCTCATAAGACGGACGCCGGAGGGGGCACTTCTGGACGAGGCGAGCTTCGTGGCAGTGCTTACCATGGCGCTGGCGTGCGGGGTGCTGACGGCGGTCACCGGGTTCGACGTCAGCACGGGGCCCTTCTTCTTCGGGCTGGTGCTGCCGGGGGGAGCACCGCTGGGGGCGACCATGGTGCAGCGCATGGACGGGCTGGTGATGGGGATATTACTGCCGACGAACATTGTCATGGCCGGGATGGCGACGAGGATATCCGTTTTGGCCGGCGCCCGCCACTGGGGGCTGTTCGAAATGTTTCTGTTGATCTGCGTGGTGACCAAGTTCGTGGGAGTGACGCTGCCGTGCTTCTACAGCAGGATGGCGCACCGAGACACCGTCTCCCTGGGGCTCATGATGATCACCAAGGGCATTTTCGAAGTATGTGCCGCGATCCGGTGGCACGAGGACAAG GTCGTCGATAATACGGACTACACCATGGTCATCATCACCATTCTGGTGTTCGGCGGCGGCACCGCCCCCCTGATCAAGTACCTGTACCACCCGGAGGATCGGTTCGTGGCCTACAAGCGCCGCACTGTTCAGCACGTCAGGCCCGGCGACGAGCTCCGCCTCCTTGCATGCGTCCATGAGCAGGACAACGTCAACCCGGTCCTCGCGCTTCTGGAGGCGACCGGCCCCTCTCCTGACTCGCCCATCTGCACCTACCTCCTCCACCTCGTCCAGCTCGTCGGCCGCGCCGATGCTGTCTTCCATCTCCACAGGCGCCACCGCAAGCCCTATTCCTCGGTCGCTACGCTCTCGGAGTCGGACCACATCGTCAATGCCTTCCAGCTGTTCGAGCGTCAGCACCCGGACGGCTTTTCGGTCCTCCCTTACGTCTGCATCTCCCCATACAACACCATGCACAACGACATCTGCTCCCTCGCCCTCGACAAGAAGGCCGCGCTCGTCATTCTCCCCTTCCACAAGAAGGTTAACGCTGACGGCAGCATCAACTCTGCGAGCACGGGCATCCATGCCGTCAACGTGAACGTCCTCCAGCACGCGCCCTGCTCCGTTGGGATCCTCGTCGACAACGGGCTCTCCAGCGGCGGGCAGCTACTAGAACGCGTGGCAATCTACTTTCTGGGCGGCGCCGATGACCGAGAGGCGCTGGCATACGGCGTGCGCATGGCGGATCATGCGGCCATCGGGCTGACGGTGATTCGCTTGCTTCCGCTCGAGGAGGGGCAAGAGGAAGGACGGGAGGAGAGGATGGACGACAGGGTGTTGAAGCAGTTCCAGCACAAGAAGGTGGACGGAAACCGGGTGGTGTACAGGGAGGAGGTGGTGAAGGACGGGGAGGGGACGGTGGACGTGATCCACGAGACGAGCCCGGAGTTCAGCCTACTGATCGTGGGGCGGAGAGCAGGGAAGGAGTCGCCGCTGACGGTAGGCATGTCGATGTGGAGCGAGTACCCCGAGCTGGGAGTCATTGGCGACTTGCTGGCGTCGACAGACTGCGGCAGCCGAGCGTCGACGCTGGTGGTGCAGCAACAGGTGTGGGTGGTGGGAGAAGCGGCGCTGGCCACAGAGAGCCGCAAGAGCGCTGCAACTGGGAGCCAGGTGGTACCGGAGGCCGCAGTGTACACGCAATCTGATGGGAAATGA